A stretch of Primulina tabacum isolate GXHZ01 chromosome 13, ASM2559414v2, whole genome shotgun sequence DNA encodes these proteins:
- the LOC142522722 gene encoding GDSL esterase/lipase At1g29670-like gives MFLLFIFFIKSSFLIEGKPQVPCLFIFGDSLFDNGNNNDIATVAKVDFSPYGIDYPGSPTGRFCNGRIIPDFIAEYLGFEEYTPPFASATDSDYLTGVNYASGGGGILNYTNYFVGHQYDLEMQIEHHAYTVSQVERILGSATQAEELLNKCIYASNIGNNDILNYVLNPILSPARRLYTPDQLAEVLVQAYSQQLEKLYSYGARKIAVFGTAPLGCIPQVLHRYPTDGKICVEWINNDAELFNIRLISLIDQLNTNLPDAQFIFINYNAISYADIIESVVSGFVVGNIPCCVTASTNGLCFRDSIPCPDRTKFFFWDNYHPTEILNMAAAKRLYNASSPLYTYPMDLQQLALK, from the exons atgtttttgttgtttatattttttatcaagTCATCGTTCTTGATCGAGGGGAAACCTCAAGTTCCTTGCTTGTTTATCTTTGGAGACTCACTGTTTGATAATGGCAACAATAATGATATTGCCACAGTAGCAAAGGTGGATTTTTCTCCTTACGGCATTGATTATCCGGGGAGCCCCACTGGTAGATTCTGTAATGGACGAATTATCCCGGATTTTATCG CTGAATACTTGGGTTTTGAAGAATATACTCCACCTTTTGCAAGTGCGACAGATTCGGACTATCTCACAGGAGTAAACTACGCATCGGGAGGCGGGGGGATCCTGAACTACACCAACTATTTTGTG GGTCATCAATACGACCTGGAAATGCAGATTGAGCATCATGCGTACACGGTCTCACAAGTTGAGCGTATACTTGGGAGTGCAACTCAGGCGGAAGAGCTTCTAAATAAGTGCATATACGCGAGTAACATTGGCAACAACGATATTCTCAACTACGTCTTAAACCCGATACTTAGCCCAGCTAGGAGATTATATACTCCAGATCAGCTTGCAGAAGTTCTGGTTCAAGCATACTCCCAACAACTTGAG AAACTGTACAGCTATGGTGCAAGGAAAATAGCCGTTTTCGGAACCGCTCCGCTAGGCTGCATTCCTCAAGTATTACACCGTTATCCGACAGACGGAAAAATATGTGTGGAATGGATCAACAATGACGCGGAGCTATTCAATATAAGGCTGATATCTCTCATTGACCAGCTAAACACCAATCTACCTGATGCACAATTTATCTTCATAAACTACAATGCCATTTCATATGCAGATATTATAGAGTCCG TTGTTTCAGGTTTTGTAGTTGGTAATATTCCATGCTGTGTTACAGCGAGCACAAACGGGCTATGTTTTCGTGATTCGATTCCGTGTCCTGACAGAACAAAATTTTTCTTCTGGGATAATTATCACCCTACGGAGATATTAAACATGGCCGCGGCTAAGAGATTGTACAATGCATCATCACCACTTTACACCTATCCAATGGATCTGCAACAACTCGCTCTGAAATAA